A single window of bacterium DNA harbors:
- the cbiQ gene encoding cobalt ECF transporter T component CbiQ: MRPDIDRYWELKSPIHSWDPRLKILSLLVLAFTISSAQRLPTILGCLLISCIVLRLTRIPLSFSLKRLAAVTTFIGPFFLVMPLTIKAQPGDTLYFFSHLGFLEINARGLVLASRVYLKAVSIVLLVVPMFGTSRFDTSIKALEHLKVPNSIIQMILFSYRYVFVFLAELKRMSLAMRVRKFTPSTNFHTLKTYGNFVGTLLVRSFERAEDVYQAMLARGYTGTLKTRFDYRTRPRDLIKSSLIFITVFGIIYFDRFFRGF, translated from the coding sequence ATGAGGCCGGATATCGATCGTTACTGGGAATTGAAATCCCCGATCCATTCCTGGGATCCCCGCCTGAAAATCCTGTCGTTGCTCGTTCTTGCCTTTACCATTTCTTCAGCCCAGCGTCTGCCGACGATTTTGGGCTGCCTTCTGATATCATGCATTGTGCTGCGGCTGACCAGAATTCCCCTCTCCTTTTCCCTGAAGCGCCTGGCTGCAGTGACTACCTTCATCGGTCCTTTCTTCCTCGTCATGCCCTTGACCATCAAGGCACAGCCGGGTGATACCCTGTACTTTTTCTCGCACCTGGGTTTTCTTGAAATCAATGCCCGCGGGCTGGTTCTGGCCAGCAGGGTATATCTCAAGGCGGTATCCATAGTTCTCCTGGTGGTCCCCATGTTTGGCACCAGCCGCTTCGATACATCGATCAAGGCCCTTGAGCATCTGAAGGTTCCAAACAGCATTATTCAGATGATCCTTTTTTCTTACCGGTACGTTTTTGTTTTTCTGGCTGAGTTAAAGCGTATGTCCCTGGCCATGAGGGTTCGCAAATTCACTCCCTCCACCAATTTTCATACCCTGAAGACCTATGGGAATTTTGTCGGTACGCTGCTGGTGCGAAGTTTCGAGCGGGCTGAGGATGTTTACCAGGCCATGCTGGCCAGGGGGTATACGGGTACTCTGAAAACCCGCTTTGACTATCGGACGCGTCCCCGGGACTTGATAAAGAGCAGTTTGATTTTTATAACGGTTTTCGGTATTATTTACTTTGACCGGTTTTTCAGAGGGTTCTGA
- the cbiM gene encoding cobalt transporter CbiM, translating into MHISDGVLSNPVCIGGYLVAIGAAAICIRKTMESEDLPKIAVMTSVFFVASIISVPLGPTSVHLILPGLVGVTLGAMAFPSIMLGLILQALLFQHGGLTTIGANTLMMGIPALTAGLIFHQVRRSNNRKLIIAAGALCGALGTLLAGIILALLLVTAGENFLGVAKVALAAHVPVIIIEAAVTGVAVAFLLKVKPDLIGVRLKNDCLNSSVSLDS; encoded by the coding sequence ATGCACATTTCTGATGGAGTATTATCCAATCCGGTCTGCATCGGAGGTTACCTGGTCGCCATCGGGGCAGCAGCCATCTGTATCAGGAAAACGATGGAATCTGAGGACCTTCCCAAGATTGCGGTCATGACTTCGGTTTTTTTTGTAGCTTCGATCATCAGTGTGCCCCTTGGACCTACCAGTGTGCACCTGATCCTGCCGGGTCTTGTGGGAGTTACCCTGGGAGCCATGGCCTTTCCGTCAATCATGCTCGGCCTCATCCTCCAGGCCCTTTTGTTTCAGCACGGAGGGCTGACCACGATCGGAGCCAATACCCTGATGATGGGGATCCCGGCTTTGACTGCCGGCTTGATATTCCATCAGGTCAGGCGCTCGAACAACCGCAAGCTGATCATCGCTGCCGGTGCCCTGTGCGGAGCACTGGGAACGCTTTTGGCTGGCATAATACTTGCTTTACTTCTTGTCACAGCAGGGGAAAATTTCCTGGGCGTGGCCAAGGTTGCCCTGGCCGCCCATGTACCAGTAATAATCATCGAGGCTGCGGTGACCGGAGTCGCCGTGGCTTTTCTCTTGAAAGTAAAACCAGACCTTATTGGAGTCAGATTGAAAAATGATTGCCTTAATTCTTCTGTTTCTCTCGATTCTTGA
- a CDS encoding DUF4198 domain-containing protein: MNQGKKAGFSISVLVFALLAANLASAHFGVVKPSDDIITQEDKKTIQLEVKFIHPHEGHYMEMAKPKQFGVMVGGQKSDLLGSLNSARGKWTDQKQEFTFWKADYTIKRPGDYTFYVEPAPYWEPAEDCFIIHYTKVCVDALGLEEGWDKPVGLKTEIVPLTRPYGFWAGNVFTGLVLVDGKPVPNCDVEVEYLNEAAEGGVLPTPSDPYVTQVVKTDKNGVFTYAMPKAGWWGFAALNEGSEKIKGPDGKSKSVEIGAVYWVKAAAMK; the protein is encoded by the coding sequence ATGAACCAAGGGAAAAAAGCAGGTTTCAGTATCAGTGTTTTGGTATTCGCCTTGTTGGCAGCCAATTTGGCTTCTGCCCATTTCGGAGTAGTAAAACCTTCGGATGATATCATCACCCAGGAGGATAAAAAGACCATCCAGCTCGAAGTAAAGTTCATTCATCCCCACGAAGGACACTACATGGAAATGGCCAAACCCAAGCAGTTCGGGGTTATGGTTGGCGGCCAGAAAAGCGATCTTCTGGGCAGTCTGAATTCTGCCAGGGGAAAATGGACAGACCAGAAACAGGAGTTTACCTTCTGGAAAGCCGATTATACAATTAAGAGACCCGGTGACTATACCTTTTATGTTGAACCTGCCCCCTATTGGGAACCGGCTGAGGACTGTTTTATCATCCACTACACCAAGGTTTGTGTCGATGCGCTGGGACTGGAAGAGGGATGGGATAAGCCGGTAGGCTTAAAAACGGAAATCGTTCCTCTGACCAGACCCTACGGATTCTGGGCAGGAAATGTCTTTACCGGCTTAGTACTGGTTGATGGCAAGCCGGTCCCGAATTGTGATGTGGAGGTCGAATATCTCAATGAAGCTGCCGAAGGTGGAGTTCTTCCAACTCCTTCCGATCCCTATGTAACCCAGGTCGTCAAGACGGACAAAAATGGTGTGTTCACCTACGCCATGCCCAAAGCTGGATGGTGGGGATTTGCCGCCCTCAACGAGGGTTCTGAGAAAATCAAGGGGCCGGACGGCAAATCAAAATCCGTCGAAATCGGTGCCGTATACTGGGTAAAAGCCGCAGCCATGAAATAA
- a CDS encoding Slp family lipoprotein: MKKHNRFLLFFTLVALLIAGCAHVISHESRRLAAKNIPFQWIAQNPERYRGIMVIWGGQIIETQNLPEGTLVTVLQKPLDRSEQPLRDSKPEGRFLVIYQGFLDPAVYGKGEIITVAGIIEGEKVMPLGKIEYRYPYLNAREIHLWKPDEISQYYYY; encoded by the coding sequence ATGAAAAAACATAACAGGTTTCTCCTGTTCTTTACCCTCGTGGCTCTCCTTATCGCCGGGTGTGCCCATGTGATCTCGCATGAATCCCGCAGACTGGCTGCTAAAAATATCCCGTTTCAGTGGATCGCTCAAAATCCTGAACGATACCGGGGAATCATGGTGATCTGGGGAGGGCAGATTATCGAGACTCAGAATCTGCCGGAAGGTACCCTGGTAACAGTTTTGCAAAAACCTCTTGACCGCTCTGAGCAGCCACTTCGAGACAGCAAGCCCGAAGGGCGGTTCCTGGTAATTTATCAGGGGTTTCTGGATCCGGCTGTTTACGGAAAAGGGGAAATAATTACGGTTGCCGGAATTATCGAGGGAGAGAAAGTAATGCCACTTGGCAAAATCGAATATCGTTATCCGTACTTGAATGCCCGGGAAATACACCTTTGGAAGCCGGATGAAATAAGCCAGTATTATTATTACTAA
- a CDS encoding S24 family peptidase has protein sequence MKDLTPIQKYLLGIIQQYNDEGKPAPTYRELCRQFGWTSTATVRDHLKALERKGYLHLSGGRARSLEIVRSPGKLLLEFSLSSPISAHPPDDAGGFHIVKNNRKCYAVRVSDSYVEEFGIGQGDLAVINTERDFREGDIILIEFDTDQVFRRIQMQMGRAALYDFLTRKTESFLASQEHVIGVVVGFIRYLNIDFFNNK, from the coding sequence ATGAAAGATCTGACTCCTATCCAGAAGTATCTCTTAGGGATTATTCAGCAATATAATGACGAAGGAAAGCCTGCTCCGACCTACCGGGAGTTGTGCCGTCAATTCGGCTGGACATCCACGGCCACAGTCAGAGATCATCTGAAGGCTCTGGAAAGAAAAGGCTATCTTCACTTATCAGGGGGGCGCGCCCGTTCTCTCGAAATCGTCCGCTCACCCGGCAAGCTTCTGCTTGAATTCTCTCTCTCTTCTCCGATATCTGCTCATCCTCCTGATGATGCAGGAGGGTTTCACATTGTAAAAAACAACCGGAAATGCTATGCGGTCCGGGTATCTGACAGTTATGTGGAGGAGTTTGGCATCGGACAGGGAGACCTGGCCGTCATTAATACGGAAAGGGATTTCAGGGAAGGGGATATTATCCTGATTGAGTTCGACACCGACCAGGTTTTTCGGCGGATTCAGATGCAGATGGGGCGAGCCGCGCTCTATGATTTTCTTACCCGGAAAACAGAGAGCTTTTTAGCCAGTCAGGAGCATGTTATCGGTGTTGTAGTCGGGTTTATCAGGTATCTGAATATAGATTTTTTCAACAATAAGTAA
- a CDS encoding zinc ribbon domain-containing protein, whose protein sequence is MPVYEYRCKDCGCTFEAEQRIIDPPLNACRMCGGSVERLISRSSFVLKGDGWYVSEHPSTARKKALEKEKKPNGTSDSTGGDKIKEASSCPAPTATPA, encoded by the coding sequence ATGCCGGTATACGAGTATAGATGCAAAGACTGTGGTTGTACTTTTGAGGCTGAGCAGCGAATTATTGATCCGCCTCTGAATGCCTGCCGGATGTGCGGCGGATCTGTCGAGCGGCTTATTTCCCGCTCCTCTTTCGTCCTGAAGGGAGACGGGTGGTATGTATCCGAACATCCTTCAACCGCCAGGAAGAAAGCCCTGGAAAAGGAAAAGAAGCCGAATGGCACATCGGACAGCACGGGTGGAGACAAGATCAAAGAAGCATCATCATGCCCGGCTCCGACCGCAACTCCAGCTTGA
- a CDS encoding dienelactone hydrolase family protein: MKKEDHQKTSATPKPRTGLTGLSLLLAIIAFGLGVLIEGKYSLYQAALNGFVSQQTMQRKKLKAILNPSGATAWSRIQIQKTTDHATYTEQLLEFTGEGNSEPLAAYLLIPKSSTSRKLPAALCIHGHHSTKENVAGITPSPFNINYGYTLVNNGYMALIPDVRYSQDIWRLEDPAGLNLLLIGKSLTGERLSDMLRCITFLRNHDQADPDRIGVVGWSMGGGLALYLSAIDERIKLSYISCYFGTYEGTIMAVRQSTDNYIPGIKTFGELADVAALIAPRPLLIEHGTPDREFPTEMARTAFEQVNNAYTRSGNADKVKLVIREGGHRFYGDQLLPWFNQFFQTR, encoded by the coding sequence TTGAAAAAAGAAGACCACCAGAAAACTTCGGCAACCCCAAAACCCAGGACCGGCCTGACCGGTCTGTCTCTTCTCCTGGCAATAATCGCCTTTGGCCTGGGAGTTTTGATTGAGGGCAAATACAGCCTCTACCAGGCCGCTCTCAACGGATTTGTCTCCCAGCAAACCATGCAGCGAAAGAAGCTGAAAGCGATCCTGAATCCATCGGGAGCTACAGCCTGGTCCCGCATTCAGATCCAGAAAACAACCGATCATGCGACCTACACGGAGCAACTCCTGGAGTTTACCGGCGAGGGAAACAGTGAACCTCTGGCTGCCTATCTGCTTATCCCCAAATCCTCAACTTCCCGGAAACTGCCAGCCGCCCTGTGCATTCACGGCCACCATTCCACCAAGGAAAATGTTGCCGGCATAACTCCATCTCCGTTCAATATTAATTATGGATATACCCTGGTCAATAATGGCTATATGGCGCTTATTCCCGATGTCCGGTACTCACAGGATATATGGCGGCTTGAAGATCCGGCAGGGCTGAATCTTCTGCTGATCGGGAAATCTCTGACCGGAGAGAGGCTGAGTGACATGCTGCGATGCATCACCTTCCTGCGAAATCACGATCAGGCCGATCCTGACCGGATCGGCGTAGTTGGATGGTCCATGGGCGGAGGACTCGCTCTTTACCTTTCCGCCATCGACGAGAGAATCAAGCTTTCCTATATCAGTTGCTATTTTGGCACTTACGAGGGAACGATCATGGCCGTGCGCCAGAGTACCGACAACTATATCCCCGGCATCAAAACCTTTGGCGAACTGGCCGACGTGGCAGCCCTGATTGCTCCCCGGCCATTACTCATCGAGCACGGAACCCCCGATCGGGAATTTCCGACTGAAATGGCCAGGACAGCTTTCGAGCAGGTTAACAATGCCTACACCCGGTCGGGAAATGCAGACAAGGTAAAACTGGTCATCAGAGAGGGCGGCCATCGGTTCTACGGCGACCAGTTGCTCCCCTGGTTCAATCAGTTTTTCCAGACTCGATAA
- a CDS encoding glycosyltransferase family 9 protein: protein MQNWETLRRSRIENILIIRLWSAAEILAATPLARVLRDCFPEARISFLLEERFSELLAGCPFIDQIISWRVRGEQQTIKEFFDLYRKVKKQHYDIIIDLQGEKRSRLLTFLSRAGFRIGYESPDRGGKAYNIRREVSPIKKHLVLSYLDLVRELIGCSGNPLDLSLFVAQDRENQTVPAAQDIPEGGKRVLIHPAGERPAEVWPGEKFAQLADRLIQEYGVNIIIAGSDEDGDRERVKQISQLMSLAGHITYHSTWRQLISLLNTVDIFVGHDSGPMHIAAALGKRVVALFGPSDPRVRHPWGSGHEVVWHQFPCSPCDRNDCFKGAGGCMASIEVAEVLEAVAGFLSNA, encoded by the coding sequence ATGCAGAATTGGGAAACTTTACGGCGATCAAGGATTGAGAACATTCTGATAATCCGGTTGTGGTCGGCGGCTGAGATTCTGGCTGCTACTCCGCTGGCCAGAGTTCTTCGGGATTGCTTCCCTGAAGCCCGCATCAGTTTTTTGCTGGAAGAAAGGTTCTCGGAGCTTTTAGCAGGCTGTCCCTTTATCGATCAAATCATCTCCTGGCGGGTACGGGGAGAGCAGCAGACGATAAAAGAATTTTTTGATCTCTACCGGAAAGTAAAAAAGCAGCACTATGATATAATTATCGACTTGCAGGGAGAAAAGCGAAGCCGTCTGCTCACCTTTTTAAGTCGCGCTGGGTTCCGGATAGGATACGAATCGCCGGACCGGGGCGGCAAAGCCTATAACATCAGGCGGGAGGTTTCCCCAATCAAGAAGCACCTGGTTTTATCCTATCTTGATCTGGTCAGGGAATTGATAGGATGCAGCGGCAACCCTTTGGATTTAAGCCTGTTTGTGGCCCAGGACAGGGAGAACCAGACAGTGCCGGCAGCTCAGGATATCCCTGAGGGGGGAAAAAGAGTCCTGATCCATCCTGCGGGGGAAAGACCAGCCGAGGTCTGGCCAGGCGAGAAATTTGCCCAGTTGGCAGACCGCCTCATTCAGGAATATGGAGTCAATATCATCATTGCAGGTTCGGATGAGGATGGAGACCGCGAAAGGGTCAAACAGATCAGCCAGTTGATGTCACTGGCGGGCCATATAACTTATCATTCTACCTGGCGGCAGTTAATCTCTCTGCTGAATACCGTGGATATTTTCGTCGGTCACGACAGCGGCCCGATGCATATAGCCGCTGCCTTGGGGAAGCGGGTAGTGGCCCTGTTCGGGCCTTCTGATCCCAGGGTGCGGCATCCCTGGGGAAGCGGGCATGAAGTGGTCTGGCATCAGTTCCCCTGTTCTCCCTGTGACCGGAATGACTGCTTCAAGGGAGCGGGAGGTTGTATGGCCAGCATCGAAGTAGCCGAGGTGCTGGAGGCAGTGGCTGGATTTTTGAGCAATGCATAA